One genomic segment of Salminus brasiliensis chromosome 6, fSalBra1.hap2, whole genome shotgun sequence includes these proteins:
- the borcs6 gene encoding BLOC-1-related complex subunit 6: MSHSSGIGHDVQEATNGVDTPDSPEACDWMSTHDSTSLKCRDGEACPEEREICAYTPHVTEPVCRQTHTNSAPHTNTHTPDEGPPHADELLLARTSHSQPMSKNNFDMDSVDPAHTQTNDGWGEVEEEKDDRDDDDDDDDDGVKTTADVSVQQVKETPTEDPTASEIPSTEPPNNSASEDDAPSAASTPPEQAPPLVPAPPPSSASAPVMPEADVWQRPAHVMAEVRVRSAPERDRDRERVVRGMQDSKSLDGISNAYGGGSRGTGVKGGQAEGRRATISSALELEGTVSHDGDLTHFITKNLEQKIKMSSRPSLDTDSDCSGPVVRGRGSLRRPADIPPIDPSVLLDLHKHTQEVAHSVEMMLRSLNGTIQNMTALSVGYIQTYRDSVDSLGESVDMSIKGMYTLMARCEELDRSMQPIQALAAQIRDIKRTLDTLEAICK, from the exons ATGAGCCACTCCTCTGGGATTGGCCATGATGTGCAGGAGGCAACCAATGGAGTGGACACTCCTGACTCTCCAGAGGCCTGCGATTGGATGAGCACCCATGACTCCACCTCCTTGAAGTGTCGAGATGGGGAAGCTTGCCCGGAGGAAAGAGAGATTTGTGCATATACACCCCATGTAACTGAACCAGtgtgcagacaaacacacacaaactcagcacctcacaccaacacacacacccctgatGAAGGTCCCCCACACGCAGACGAGTTACTGCTTGCACGCACATCTCACTCACAACCAATGTCAAAAAACAACTTTGACATGGACTCAGTTGACCCCGCCCACACACAAACTAATGATGGATGGGGAGAAGTGGAGGAAGAGAAAGATGatagagatgatgatgatgatgatgacgacgatGGCGTAAAAACAACGGCAGACGTTTCAGTGCAG CAAGTGAAAGAGACCCCCACCGAGGACCCAACAGCTTCAGAAATCCCATCCACAGAACCACCCAACAATTCAGCATCTGAAGATGATGCCCCTTCTGCtgcttccactccacctgaGCAGGCCCCACCCCTGGTTCCAGCCCCTCCACCCAGTTCAGCTTCTGCTCCTGTGATGCCAGAGGCTGATGTTTGGCAGCGGCCAGCACACGTGATGGCGGAGGTGCGGGTGCGTTCGGCACCAGAGCGGGACCGAGACAGGGAGCGAGTGGTGCGTGGCATGCAGGACAGTAAGAGTCTAGACGGCATCAGCAATGCTTATGGAGGCGGTTCCCGTGGCACAGGGGTCAAAGGGGGGCAGGCGGAGGGTCGTAGGGCTACCATATCCAGCGCTTTGGAACTTGAGGGGACCGTGAGCCACGACGGCGATCTCACACACTTCATCACTAAGAACCTGGAACAGAAGATCAAAATGAGCTCCCGGCCCAGCCTTGACACTGACT cggACTGCTCAGGTCCGGTGGTTCGAGGTCGTGGCTCATTGCGTCGGCCAGCTGATATCCCACCTATTGACCCCTCAGTGCTGCTGGAcctgcataaacacacacaggaggTTGCACACAGCGTGGAGATGATGCTTCGCAGCCTCAACGGAACCATCCAGAAT aTGACTGCTCTGAGTGTGGGTTATATTCAGACATACAGAGATTCCGTGGATAGCTTGGGGGAGTCGGTGGATATGAGCATAAAG GGAATGTACACTCTGATGGCGCGGTGTGAAGAGTTGGATCGTTCCATGCAGCCCATACAGGCACTTGCGGCTCAGATAAGAGACATCAAACGCACGCTGGACACTTTGGAAGCCATCTGCAAGTAG